One segment of Patescibacteria group bacterium DNA contains the following:
- a CDS encoding M48 family metallopeptidase, with protein MYNQIDSNKRRTWLLIIIFTAVILFIGWFIGYYFNYGYGTLVIAAVFSVVMSLFSYYGGDQVALWSAKAQEIKEEDNTYVYHLVENLCITAGIPLPKIYLMPEQAINAFATGRDPAHASIALTVGAVNKLSKLELEGVIAHELSHIKNYDIRLMTIVIVLVGIISLLANWFLRGSLFGRGRSDNDRGNPALLIIGIILILLSPLVAQLIKLAISRRREYLADASGALLTRYPEGLAGALEKIANDQSVMSSASSATAHLYIANPLKNSRRLFANAFSTHPPVEDRISKLKEMTV; from the coding sequence ATGTATAATCAAATAGATTCCAATAAACGCCGTACCTGGCTGTTAATAATTATTTTTACCGCGGTCATACTGTTTATCGGTTGGTTTATCGGTTATTATTTTAATTACGGCTATGGCACGTTGGTTATTGCGGCTGTTTTTTCTGTGGTTATGTCTTTATTCAGTTACTATGGCGGAGATCAAGTGGCTTTATGGTCAGCCAAGGCCCAGGAGATAAAAGAGGAAGACAATACTTATGTCTATCATTTGGTGGAAAATCTTTGCATTACGGCCGGCATCCCTTTACCAAAAATATATTTAATGCCGGAGCAAGCCATCAATGCTTTTGCCACCGGACGCGATCCTGCTCATGCTTCCATCGCTTTGACTGTCGGCGCAGTCAATAAGTTAAGCAAATTGGAGTTGGAGGGAGTGATTGCTCATGAGTTGTCTCACATTAAGAATTATGACATTAGATTAATGACTATTGTTATTGTTCTGGTCGGCATAATCTCTCTTTTAGCCAATTGGTTTTTACGCGGTTCATTGTTCGGCCGAGGCAGGAGCGATAATGACCGCGGTAATCCCGCTCTGTTGATTATCGGGATTATTTTGATTTTACTTTCTCCGCTGGTTGCCCAGTTGATAAAACTGGCGATTTCTCGACGCCGCGAATATTTGGCTGATGCTTCCGGCGCCTTATTGACGCGTTATCCCGAAGGCTTAGCCGGCGCCTTGGAAAAAATCGCTAACGATCAGTCAGTAATGTCTTCCGCTTCTTCAGCCACGGCGCATCTATATATTGCTAACCCCCTTAAGAATTCCAGACGACTTTTTGCCAACGCTTTTTCCACTCATCCGCCCGTGGAAGATCGGATAAGTAAATTAAAAGAAATGACTGTTTAA
- a CDS encoding TIGR00282 family metallophosphoesterase produces MIKILFIADIVGKIGRNAVKQELPRLRKKYKPDLVIANAENLAHGIGATQKTIDEMKEVGIDAFTSGNHIWEKAGSDIMLDDEHNKLIRPANYPTKKSGRGQLIINIGENKLIVVNLMGRVFFDCGDRERDALHDPFKTLDKIISEDRRALYLVDFHAEATSEKIALANYFDGRVTAVFGTHTHVQTADERILSKGTAYISDAGMVGYADSVIGADKQQIYNLFLKIGQTSKKHDVPSRGQAVLNGIYLELDEKSRRAGKIERINKTVEVR; encoded by the coding sequence ATGATTAAAATTTTATTCATTGCTGATATTGTAGGAAAAATCGGCCGTAACGCCGTTAAACAAGAATTACCCCGCTTGAGAAAAAAATATAAGCCAGACTTGGTTATTGCCAATGCAGAAAACCTAGCTCATGGCATCGGAGCCACACAGAAAACTATTGATGAAATGAAGGAAGTAGGGATAGACGCGTTTACTTCCGGCAATCATATTTGGGAAAAAGCCGGCAGTGATATCATGCTTGATGATGAACATAATAAGCTTATCCGTCCCGCCAATTATCCCACCAAGAAATCTGGTCGAGGACAGCTTATAATAAATATTGGCGAAAATAAGCTAATTGTGGTAAACTTAATGGGTAGAGTGTTTTTTGATTGCGGAGATAGGGAAAGGGATGCTCTGCATGATCCTTTCAAGACGCTAGATAAGATAATCAGCGAAGATCGGCGAGCCTTGTATTTGGTTGATTTTCATGCGGAAGCCACCTCAGAGAAAATCGCCTTGGCTAATTATTTTGACGGTAGAGTAACTGCGGTTTTTGGTACTCATACCCACGTGCAAACTGCCGATGAAAGAATCTTGTCCAAAGGCACGGCGTATATTTCCGATGCCGGCATGGTCGGTTATGCTGATTCTGTTATTGGCGCCGACAAACAGCAGATTTATAATTTATTTTTGAAAATCGGCCAGACCTCCAAGAAACATGACGTGCCGTCGCGTGGCCAGGCGGTATTAAACGGGATTTATCTTGAGTTAGATGAAAAGAGCCGTCGGGCTGGAAAAATAGAAAGGATAAACAAGACAGTGGAAGTAAGATAG
- a CDS encoding HU family DNA-binding protein: MNKAELSQKIADKAGLNKAQAESALEAFTEIATETMKSGGEIVLTGFGTFSARARKGREGINPRNPNEKIEIPTVVVAKFKAGKNLKDALKGKAGKTQPVVPESAEAVPVQE; the protein is encoded by the coding sequence ATGAACAAAGCAGAACTCTCTCAAAAAATTGCTGACAAGGCCGGTCTTAACAAGGCGCAAGCTGAATCGGCTTTAGAAGCATTTACGGAAATCGCCACCGAAACCATGAAAAGCGGCGGGGAAATCGTCCTGACCGGTTTCGGCACTTTTTCCGCTCGCGCTCGCAAAGGGCGAGAAGGTATTAATCCGCGCAATCCCAATGAGAAAATTGAAATTCCCACGGTTGTTGTGGCGAAATTCAAAGCCGGAAAAAACCTCAAGGATGCTTTAAAAGGCAAAGCTGGTAAAACTCAGCCGGTTGTTCCTGAATCAGCCGAGGCAGTTCCGGTACAAGAGTAA
- a CDS encoding right-handed parallel beta-helix repeat-containing protein, translated as MITLTKTHLKTSAALVLAATSVALSVLATVNIGSEPRIATALSSASYYIGCDAYSNDTNDGTSPVTAWKTFSRFNQMQGTVGLRAGDQIYLQRGCTFKETLQIAASGSIGSLISVDAYGSGNSPIIDGEQVRPWNVLILNQSYISLKNISVINARSENSPSAGLVVYNSSNVVVDGVSAMNNWGYGGIYFLADVAGTGNDNAVKNSIVNGTKGTAYSQVNAYNYGAGIMFYANGSDRGLGNEVFNNQAYNNGAIGISFSGSNGSIKNNTSYNNGDAGIALYSATTAGNIIEYNTVYGNCRIFDDRAGINLFMTGGNNIVRYNKVYGQYDTYNNPEGLAIIIDQGNSGQKLGTQGIRFDGSVNGVAGTNGNAVIYNVIYNEGDGIQLYNFANVAVYNNTVYNSKRFGLVLAGSLITGAQVKNNIISTMADGNTSGNYKTLLGIVGATGNTINYNLYYPSGSYTKPAGQDVNSLIVDPKFNNAIAYDFSLQAISPAINKGAVLGLTPDYIGLAVPQGTVPDMGAYEFSGTLPPTCIENWSCADWSACSNGTQARTCVDSNSCGTTANMPALSQACVCTPTTCAVQGKNCGSISNGCGGTLNCGTCNAAQNCTSNVCVAKTCTNSACCKVKNRTYPYYNSSKRKCCKSFFSSSCIAP; from the coding sequence ATGATCACTCTCACAAAGACGCATCTTAAAACTTCAGCCGCATTAGTTTTGGCGGCTACTTCCGTCGCCTTATCGGTTTTGGCGACAGTCAACATTGGATCAGAGCCAAGAATTGCAACAGCTTTGTCATCTGCTTCCTATTACATCGGTTGCGATGCCTATAGTAATGACACTAATGACGGCACATCGCCAGTCACGGCTTGGAAAACTTTTTCTCGATTCAATCAGATGCAGGGGACAGTGGGATTAAGGGCAGGCGACCAGATTTATTTGCAGCGCGGTTGTACTTTTAAAGAGACATTGCAGATCGCCGCTTCCGGTTCGATTGGATCATTGATCAGTGTTGACGCTTATGGCTCGGGCAATAGTCCGATAATTGACGGCGAACAAGTCCGCCCTTGGAATGTTTTAATTTTGAACCAAAGCTATATTTCTTTGAAGAATATCAGTGTTATCAACGCCCGATCGGAAAATTCTCCTTCGGCCGGCTTGGTCGTTTATAATTCTTCTAATGTGGTTGTTGATGGAGTTTCCGCTATGAATAATTGGGGTTATGGCGGAATATATTTTCTGGCCGATGTGGCCGGAACTGGCAATGATAATGCCGTAAAAAATTCCATCGTCAACGGCACCAAGGGAACGGCTTATTCCCAAGTCAATGCTTATAATTATGGCGCTGGCATAATGTTCTACGCCAACGGATCAGATCGCGGTTTGGGCAATGAAGTTTTCAATAATCAGGCCTACAATAATGGCGCTATAGGCATTAGCTTTTCCGGTTCCAATGGCTCTATTAAGAATAATACCAGTTACAATAATGGTGACGCCGGCATTGCTCTTTATTCGGCAACTACGGCCGGCAATATTATTGAATATAATACGGTTTATGGTAACTGCCGCATTTTTGATGACCGCGCCGGCATTAATCTGTTTATGACCGGTGGCAATAATATTGTCAGATATAATAAGGTTTACGGCCAGTATGATACTTATAATAATCCCGAAGGATTAGCTATAATTATCGATCAGGGTAACAGTGGGCAGAAGTTGGGCACTCAAGGAATTCGTTTTGATGGCAGTGTCAATGGAGTTGCCGGAACCAATGGCAATGCCGTGATTTATAACGTGATTTATAACGAGGGCGATGGCATACAGCTTTATAATTTTGCTAATGTTGCGGTTTATAATAATACCGTGTATAACAGCAAACGTTTCGGTTTGGTTTTGGCTGGATCACTGATAACCGGAGCGCAAGTTAAGAATAATATTATCAGCACCATGGCGGACGGCAATACTTCCGGCAATTACAAAACTCTTTTGGGAATTGTCGGCGCTACCGGCAATACCATTAATTATAATCTTTACTATCCCAGCGGTTCCTATACTAAACCGGCCGGACAGGATGTTAATTCTTTGATTGTTGATCCTAAATTTAATAACGCTATTGCTTATGATTTTTCTCTTCAAGCAATTTCTCCGGCAATCAATAAGGGTGCAGTATTGGGTCTGACCCCCGATTATATCGGTTTGGCTGTACCGCAAGGCACGGTGCCGGATATGGGTGCTTATGAGTTCAGCGGCACGTTACCGCCGACTTGCATTGAGAATTGGTCTTGTGCTGATTGGAGTGCTTGTTCTAATGGCACGCAAGCCAGAACTTGCGTTGATAGTAATAGTTGCGGCACTACGGCGAATATGCCGGCCCTCAGTCAAGCTTGCGTCTGTACCCCGACTACCTGCGCGGTTCAAGGCAAGAATTGCGGTTCCATTTCAAACGGCTGCGGTGGAACTTTGAATTGCGGTACCTGCAATGCGGCCCAGAATTGTACGAGTAATGTCTGCGTGGCCAAGACTTGCACTAATTCCGCTTGTTGCAAAGTTAAAAATCGTACTTATCCCTATTATAACTCCTCCAAGAGAAAGTGCTGTAAGTCATTTTTTAGCTCTTCCTGCATCGCCCCGTAA
- a CDS encoding NUDIX hydrolase → MGINTTKPGEIGIFTTLIASGPVIIQQRDGILKTLLTKHGDKPISELKWKFCGGKVMVGSSLEENAIREAREEIGTEVKLIKPLKPIIVWNEIPETGADLPQAIVLIHYLAEITGTPQAGKEILALEWFDINHLPDDCAPNIKPVITEYLNSF, encoded by the coding sequence ATGGGCATTAACACTACCAAACCGGGAGAAATTGGGATTTTTACCACCCTGATTGCCTCCGGTCCGGTCATTATCCAACAGCGCGACGGCATCCTAAAAACTTTATTAACCAAACATGGCGACAAGCCGATCTCCGAACTTAAATGGAAGTTTTGCGGCGGCAAAGTCATGGTCGGGTCATCACTGGAGGAGAATGCTATTCGGGAAGCCCGAGAAGAAATTGGAACGGAAGTTAAGCTGATCAAACCGCTTAAACCAATAATCGTTTGGAATGAGATTCCGGAAACCGGCGCAGATCTGCCTCAGGCGATTGTCTTAATCCACTATTTGGCAGAAATCACCGGCACCCCGCAAGCCGGAAAAGAAATTTTGGCTCTGGAGTGGTTTGACATCAACCATCTGCCTGATGATTGCGCACCCAATATTAAACCGGTGATAACCGAATATTTAAACAGTTTCTAA